One Exiguobacterium sp. BMC-KP genomic window, GAACCAGCTTGTTCGACGAGCCCGACGCCTGTCGCGACTTCGTTTTGGACATCCGTCATCGCGTTCGCCGTATCATTAACGAGACGTTTGACGCCTGAAATCAGATCCGTGATTTCTTTTGCTGACGTCGCAGTTTGCTCCGCAAGTTTTTTAACTTCCGCTGCAACGACAGCAAAGCCACGCCCTGCTTCACCCGCACGTGCCGCTTCAATCGAAGCATTCAAGCTGAGTAGATTCGTCTGAGCAGAAATGTCACTGATGACATCCGTGATGCGTGAGATTTCACCTGTCATGTCCGTCAATCGACCGTTGAGTGTCGCTGACTGCTCCATCTTCTTCGAAATCATATGCATCGCTTCAACCGAATCCGTCGCGAGTGTCTTCCCGTTCTGCGCTTCCGTCTGCATGACTGTCGCTGATTTCAACGCTTCGTTCATTTCTGCTGCGACTTCATCCATCGTCCGCTTGACCGCACCGAGTGCGTCCATTGATAGATAGGCTTGATCAACGTTTTCGTTCATTTTTGCAGATAACTCCGCCATTGCTGAACGAATGCTTTCACCAGACGCGTTTCCTTCTTGGACAGCTGCTGCGATTTCTTGCGCTGACGCCGTCAATTTATCGCTTGAGCTCCCCATTTGTGTTGCTTGTTTGCGGATATGTAAGACCATTACTTCGAGCTCATGCATGAGCTGATCGACTTCATCTCCACGTTTTGCTTCTTCAAAATCAACATCGAAGTTGCCGTTTGCGACTTCGCGTGCTGTCTCGGTCGCCTTTTCAATCGCTTTGATTGGTTGACGGAGAATGAGTTGTGTCAACGTCGTTCCAATCAATGAGAGGAGAAGACCGATACCCGCTCCAACCCAGATCGCATTCGTATCCGCGACGTCGAGCCCACGGTGTAGATATAAGACGAGTTGTGCTGAGATACCACTTGTGACGGCCGAGATCACCAATACCCAAAAGAACAATCGTAACTTCAAGTTTCTTCGAAATCTTTTCATAACTGCGACTTCCCTTCTTGGTTCTTCTTTTCACCGTTCTATCTATCGGTTGATAATGAAAGCGATTTTAGTCGATTGACCTGATTTCAGAATAAAATTACCAAATCTCTCCCATACAAAAAATCCTCTTTCCCTTGTGTTATCAGGAAAAGAGGATACGAGTATCAGTTACGATTGATTTCGACGTATTTATAGGAAATATCCGTTCCGACATTGTGTCGCGCGAGATTCTTCACTTCTGTATTTTGTAAGAAAGCATTCTTTCGCTGGTAGACCGGTGAGATCGCTTGATCGTCGAGCAATACGCTTTCCGCCTTACTGAGTAATGCAAGACGCTTATCCTGATCAAGTTCACTTTCAGCCTGCTTCAAGAGACGGTCATACTGCTTGTTCGAGTAGTCCATCATGTTGAACGGGTTACCGGTCGTAAACAAGTTCAAGTAAGTCGTCGCGTCCTGATAGTCCGGTGCCCAACTCGCGAGTGACAGATCGTAATCCCCTCGTCCTTCACGGGCGAGACGTTCTTTCTTCGGCAGTGACAACAGTTTAACGTCGACGTTCTGTTTCTTCAACGCCCCTTGAATATACTCACCGATTTTTTTTGAGACATCATCGTCTTCAATCAACATCGTCAATTCAAGATTTTGTTTGGCAAGCACCTTGTTCGCAGCTGCTACATCATACGACGATTTGATTTGACGCGCGTTGTCATACTTCGGATCGAGTTCTTGCGGCACGATGTAGTCCGCAGGCAGTGATCCGTTTCCGAGTAATGTTTCCGTTAATGCCTTTTTATCGTACGCTGCATCGATTGCTTGACGTGTCTGCTTGTCTTTCAACGCATCCGTCTTTTCATTCATCCGAATGAAGAACATCCGCGAATCGCTGAACGTGTTGTACTCTTTTTTGTCTTTGTACGTGACGACATTTTCTGAGTTGAGTGGTGCGACATCGAGCTCGCCTGACTCGAACAAGTTGATCGCAAGCATCGGATCCTTGATGATCTTGACGTCAACTTCGTCGATCTTGACGTTCTTCCGGTCTGCGTACTCAGCATTCTTCGCAAGCGTATAACCTTGCTCCGCTTGATACTTCTTGAACGTGAACGGTCCGTTGTAGACGTTCGTTTTCGGGTCCGTCCCGAACTGGTCGCCTTCTGCTTTGACGATATCTTCACGAACCGGCATATAGGTGCCGAACGTCGTCATGCTGAGAAAGTACGGTGTCGGACGTTTCAGTTCAATCCGGAGTGTCTCGTCATCGACGGCTGTCGTTTTTTCAACTGGCTCAAGCAAGTACGCGAACGGTGAATTCGTTTCGACGACACGTTCGAACGCATAACGGAAGTTCTCCGCTGTGACGGGCTTCCCATCCGACCATTTGGCATTTGGGTCCAGCTTAAACGTATAGACTTTTCCGTCCTCTGACACGCTATGTGATTTCGCCGCTGCCGGAACAAGTTCGTTGTTCACGTCGAAGCGATAGAGCCCTTCATAAATTTGGTTGAAGATGTTTGACGTGATGGCATCTGCCGGGTCAACCGACAGAAGATCGTAACTTTCCATCGTATGCAAAATCTTCTTATCTGCTTTTTTATCCTCTGCTGGTTCTGTCGTTGCACATCCTGCGAGTAAAACTGCCGTGCTCGCCGCTGCGATCAATGTTTTTTTCATGTGTAGTGCCTCCTGAGAAATATGATGAGCGTTGGATGATTCGGCATGTGACGTACAAAAAAGACGCCCTCTACGCATAGCTAATAGCTAATGCATAGAGGACGCCTGTATCCGCGCGGTGCCACCTCTGATTGAGACGAAAAATCGTCTCCACTTGTCGCTGGTCCAACAACCAGCTAGCCCGGTAACGGGGGCAACCGTCCTGTCTACTCGAAGGTTCAACAGGCTCTCAGCGGTCCATTCTCGTTCAGCTTACCGTGTCAGGCTCTCACCATTCCTGACTCGCTTGGTCGGCAGTGTTGACGATACTTACTCCGCGTCGTCGATGTAATTGATATGGCTTAACTTGTTGTTTACTTTACACGGCTTGTTTTTCGCTGTCAACGAAAAAAACTTAGAACGGATGGTCTTCTTGTTTTTCTTGTTCCCGACGAACCGGACGCGGTCGAATCGGTTCGACGTGTTTGACATGAGTCCGCGCGACGATTCGGTTACCGAGTGCCGCATCGATCAAAATCGTGATCGCTGCTGCCATGTGTAAGAACATCCCAACGACCGGAATGACCCCGACCGTTGATGCGACGATCCCGACGATGTTCCCTTTTGAGACGTTCCCGGCACGTGCCGTCAATACGACGACGACGATATGAAACGCGAGCATTAACCACAGGGCATTGTAACCTGAGAAAATGACGATTGAACCACCTAAAAGCGGAATCCCAAGCACCGCTTCCATTCCACCTGATACCCACTTCAACGTCCGCAATGAATCCTGTCGACTCTCCATGACGTCGCCTCCTCTTTTTTTCCATATGTCTAGTATACGACGGA contains:
- a CDS encoding peptide ABC transporter substrate-binding protein, whose amino-acid sequence is MKKTLIAAASTAVLLAGCATTEPAEDKKADKKILHTMESYDLLSVDPADAITSNIFNQIYEGLYRFDVNNELVPAAAKSHSVSEDGKVYTFKLDPNAKWSDGKPVTAENFRYAFERVVETNSPFAYLLEPVEKTTAVDDETLRIELKRPTPYFLSMTTFGTYMPVREDIVKAEGDQFGTDPKTNVYNGPFTFKKYQAEQGYTLAKNAEYADRKNVKIDEVDVKIIKDPMLAINLFESGELDVAPLNSENVVTYKDKKEYNTFSDSRMFFIRMNEKTDALKDKQTRQAIDAAYDKKALTETLLGNGSLPADYIVPQELDPKYDNARQIKSSYDVAAANKVLAKQNLELTMLIEDDDVSKKIGEYIQGALKKQNVDVKLLSLPKKERLAREGRGDYDLSLASWAPDYQDATTYLNLFTTGNPFNMMDYSNKQYDRLLKQAESELDQDKRLALLSKAESVLLDDQAISPVYQRKNAFLQNTEVKNLARHNVGTDISYKYVEINRN
- a CDS encoding methyl-accepting chemotaxis protein — translated: MKLRLFFWVLVISAVTSGISAQLVLYLHRGLDVADTNAIWVGAGIGLLLSLIGTTLTQLILRQPIKAIEKATETAREVANGNFDVDFEEAKRGDEVDQLMHELEVMVLHIRKQATQMGSSSDKLTASAQEIAAAVQEGNASGESIRSAMAELSAKMNENVDQAYLSMDALGAVKRTMDEVAAEMNEALKSATVMQTEAQNGKTLATDSVEAMHMISKKMEQSATLNGRLTDMTGEISRITDVISDISAQTNLLSLNASIEAARAGEAGRGFAVVAAEVKKLAEQTATSAKEITDLISGVKRLVNDTANAMTDVQNEVATGVGLVEQAGSSFEEIHHSTEHVYSRVKSVDQLVVKSDQEIDQVGLTTANILAMVEEASKHAEQVLQASSHQAASLGEVNGAMEELVAVAEQLQEETGATRL